A genome region from Streptomyces xanthophaeus includes the following:
- a CDS encoding SseB family protein, whose product MANKNIPDPGFSDDDGSADPRLTAALAAWSGDRAKEPEVLAALKGARLLVPVVAVLGEVETDPETGLKREKTSDMAVPTLRAGDRRALPAFTSIASLALWDPAARPVAVPLHQALAAAAHEKADTVVLDLAGPVTYQLTGSALLALAEGRTDAGPLADPAVREAVRAAVSAEPAVLRAHLGPGGADSDGTLAIVLAGGAQASAAARRVAEALAADTTLRARLVRGLDLALLPSDAPAPPGEPLFTR is encoded by the coding sequence ATGGCGAACAAGAACATTCCCGACCCGGGATTCTCCGACGACGACGGCTCCGCCGATCCCCGGCTGACCGCGGCTCTGGCCGCCTGGTCCGGGGACCGGGCGAAGGAGCCGGAGGTGCTGGCCGCGCTCAAGGGCGCCCGCCTGCTGGTCCCGGTGGTCGCCGTCCTCGGTGAGGTGGAGACCGACCCGGAGACGGGCCTGAAGCGCGAGAAGACCAGTGACATGGCCGTCCCGACCCTGCGGGCGGGCGACCGGCGGGCGCTGCCCGCCTTCACCTCGATCGCCTCGCTCGCGCTCTGGGACCCCGCGGCCCGGCCGGTGGCCGTCCCGCTGCACCAGGCGCTGGCGGCCGCCGCGCACGAGAAGGCCGACACCGTGGTCCTGGACCTGGCCGGCCCGGTCACGTACCAGCTGACCGGCTCCGCGCTGCTCGCGCTCGCCGAGGGCCGCACCGACGCGGGTCCGCTGGCCGATCCCGCCGTACGGGAGGCCGTACGGGCCGCCGTGTCCGCGGAGCCGGCCGTCCTGCGCGCCCACCTCGGCCCGGGCGGCGCGGACTCCGACGGCACCCTGGCGATCGTGCTGGCCGGGGGCGCGCAGGCGTCCGCGGCGGCCCGGCGCGTCGCCGAGGCGCTGGCGGCGGACACCACGCTGCGGGCCCGGCTGGTCCGCGGGCTGGACCTGGCGCTGCTCCCGTCGGACGCTCCGGCTCCGCCCGGCGAGCCCCTGTTCACCCGCTGA
- a CDS encoding DUF1844 domain-containing protein, producing MTDATPPTEPAADGTPDYDTMTRDIADVPAVEVITTVAVHLLSAAAVNLGLDKPDSEHKDLDEARKLITALAGLVTASATEISSFHAAPLRDGLKSLQLAFREASIVPDEPGQGPGEKFTGPVFG from the coding sequence ATGACTGACGCGACACCCCCCACCGAACCCGCTGCCGACGGCACCCCCGACTACGACACCATGACCCGCGACATCGCGGACGTGCCCGCCGTCGAGGTGATCACCACGGTGGCCGTGCACCTGCTGAGCGCCGCGGCGGTCAACCTGGGCCTGGACAAGCCGGACTCCGAGCACAAGGACCTCGACGAGGCCCGCAAGCTGATCACGGCCCTGGCCGGTCTGGTCACCGCGAGCGCCACCGAGATCAGCTCCTTCCACGCCGCCCCGCTGCGCGACGGCCTGAAGTCGCTCCAGCTGGCCTTCCGCGAGGCCTCGATCGTGCCGGACGAGCCGGGCCAGGGGCCGGGCGAGAAGTTCACGGGTCCCGTCTTCGGCTGA
- the infC gene encoding translation initiation factor IF-3, whose translation MWCYRGGSISTEPRINDRIRVPEVRLVGPSGEQVGIVPLAKALELAQEYDLDLVEVAASARPPVCKLMDYGKFKYESAMKAREARKNQAHTVIKEMKLRPKIDPHDYDTKKGHVVRFLKQGDKVKITIMFRGREQSRPELGYRLLQRLASDVEDLGFIESNPKQDGRNMIMVLGPHKKKTEAMAEAREAQAARKAERQGVAHTEDEAPSEDAAVEVDDTTEVASAEATEAAAEEAPADEANAEA comes from the coding sequence GTGTGGTGCTACCGAGGAGGATCCATCAGCACCGAGCCCCGCATCAACGACCGGATTCGCGTTCCCGAGGTACGGCTTGTCGGTCCCAGCGGCGAGCAGGTCGGCATCGTGCCGCTTGCCAAGGCGCTTGAGCTCGCGCAGGAGTACGACCTCGACCTGGTCGAGGTCGCGGCGTCCGCACGCCCGCCGGTCTGCAAGCTCATGGACTACGGCAAGTTCAAGTACGAGTCGGCCATGAAGGCCCGTGAGGCGCGCAAGAACCAGGCGCACACGGTCATCAAGGAAATGAAGCTCCGGCCGAAGATCGACCCGCACGACTATGACACCAAGAAGGGTCACGTCGTTCGGTTCCTCAAGCAGGGCGACAAGGTCAAGATCACGATCATGTTCCGTGGTCGCGAGCAGTCCCGGCCGGAACTCGGCTACCGACTGCTGCAGCGTCTCGCCTCGGACGTCGAGGACCTCGGGTTCATCGAGTCGAACCCGAAGCAGGACGGCCGAAACATGATCATGGTCCTCGGTCCGCACAAGAAGAAGACCGAGGCGATGGCCGAAGCCCGCGAGGCGCAGGCCGCCCGCAAGGCGGAGCGCCAGGGTGTCGCCCACACCGAAGACGAGGCTCCTTCCGAGGACGCCGCCGTCGAGGTCGATGACACCACCGAGGTCGCCTCCGCCGAGGCCACCGAGGCCGCTGCCGAAGAGGCTCCGGCCGACGAGGCGAACGCCGAGGCCTGA
- the rpmI gene encoding 50S ribosomal protein L35, producing the protein MPKNKTHSGTKKRFKVTGSGKVLRERAGKRHLLEHKSSRVTRRLTGTAEMAPGDAAKIKKLLGI; encoded by the coding sequence ATGCCGAAGAACAAGACGCACAGCGGTACCAAGAAGCGCTTCAAGGTCACCGGCTCCGGCAAGGTGCTCCGCGAGCGCGCCGGCAAGCGCCACCTGCTCGAGCACAAGTCGTCCCGTGTCACCCGCCGCCTCACCGGCACCGCGGAGATGGCCCCCGGCGACGCCGCGAAGATCAAGAAGCTTCTCGGCATCTGA
- the rplT gene encoding 50S ribosomal protein L20 translates to MARVKRAVNAHKKRRAILEAASGYRGQRSRLYRKAKEQVTHSLVYNFNDRKKRKGDFRQLWIQRINAAARQNGMTYNRLIQGLKAANIEVDRKILAELAVNDANAFAALVEVAQKALPADVNAPKAAA, encoded by the coding sequence GTGGCACGCGTCAAGCGGGCAGTAAACGCCCACAAGAAGCGCCGGGCGATCCTCGAGGCGGCCTCCGGCTACCGCGGTCAGCGTTCGCGCCTGTACCGCAAGGCCAAGGAGCAGGTCACCCACTCGCTGGTCTACAACTTCAACGACCGCAAGAAGCGCAAGGGCGACTTCCGTCAGCTGTGGATCCAGCGCATCAACGCCGCTGCCCGCCAGAACGGCATGACGTACAACCGCCTCATCCAGGGTCTGAAGGCCGCCAACATCGAGGTGGACCGCAAGATCCTCGCGGAGCTGGCCGTCAACGACGCCAACGCGTTCGCCGCGCTCGTCGAGGTCGCGCAGAAGGCGCTTCCGGCCGACGTCAACGCCCCCAAGGCCGCTGCCTAA
- a CDS encoding TrmH family RNA methyltransferase, with product MGHPDELISPRSPRVAAARRLARRNFRTKERRFIAEGPQAVREAVEHRGPTGESTLIELFATVEAAERYSGIIGAALDAGARVHYASDEVLAEVSQTVTPQGLVGVCHFLDSPFEDILKARPKLVAVLAHVRDPGNAGTVLRCADAAGADAVVLTDASVDLYNPKSVRASVGSLFHLPVAVGVPVEQAVEGLRAAGVRILAADGAGDDDLDAELDAGTMGGPSAWVFGNEAWGLPEETRALADAVVRVPIHGKAESLNLATAAAVCLYASARAQRAPGGCRSVTPS from the coding sequence ATGGGTCACCCCGACGAGCTGATCTCCCCCCGGTCCCCGCGGGTGGCCGCCGCCAGGCGCCTGGCGCGGCGCAACTTCCGCACCAAGGAGCGCCGCTTCATCGCCGAGGGCCCGCAGGCCGTCCGCGAGGCCGTCGAGCACCGCGGTCCCACGGGCGAGTCGACCCTGATCGAGCTGTTCGCCACCGTCGAGGCCGCCGAGCGCTACTCCGGGATCATCGGGGCCGCCCTGGACGCGGGTGCCCGCGTCCACTACGCCTCCGACGAGGTGCTCGCCGAGGTCTCCCAGACCGTCACCCCGCAGGGCCTGGTCGGTGTCTGCCACTTCCTGGACTCCCCGTTCGAGGACATCCTGAAGGCGCGCCCCAAGCTCGTCGCCGTCCTCGCGCACGTCCGCGACCCCGGCAACGCCGGTACGGTGCTGCGCTGCGCGGACGCCGCGGGCGCCGACGCGGTGGTGCTGACCGACGCCTCCGTGGACCTCTACAACCCCAAGTCGGTACGGGCCTCCGTGGGCTCCCTCTTCCACCTCCCGGTCGCGGTCGGCGTTCCCGTCGAACAGGCCGTCGAGGGACTCCGGGCGGCCGGCGTACGCATCCTGGCGGCCGACGGCGCCGGTGACGACGACCTCGACGCCGAGCTGGACGCGGGCACCATGGGCGGGCCCTCCGCCTGGGTCTTCGGCAACGAGGCGTGGGGTCTGCCGGAGGAGACCAGGGCCCTGGCGGACGCCGTCGTACGGGTCCCGATCCACGGAAAGGCGGAGAGCCTGAACCTGGCGACGGCCGCCGCCGTGTGCCTCTACGCGTCCGCGCGTGCACAGCGGGCGCCCGGAGGGTGCCGCTCTGTGACCCCCAGCTAG
- a CDS encoding sensor histidine kinase: MTVGTNSSPEADTSAGPPLPVGLCARTGGPIDAVPPARASDALRGVPPQGAARGAVLGSGAPGEGLAFGIDPDCLPDGLVVADATGHVICFNRAAARMTATDPAQALGTRIERALPLEDLEGRRWWALTDPYGGLATRRGQPERNLLLPGGREVLVSASYVRTHPTGPLRRLVVTLRGTEARRRTERSHAELIATVAHELRSPLTSVKGFTATLLAKWERFTDDQKRLMLETVDADANRVTRLIAELLDISRIDSGRLEVRRQPVDIATAVGRHVQALTANGQDPERFLVSVSRPLPDLWADPDKIDQILGNLLENAVRHGEGTVTIGVSPHEKGTAVTVTDEGPGIPEESMGRVFTRFWRGSKRGGTGLGLYIVKGIVEAHGGTITVGRGPGGGAEFRFILPVSAPAYLTQ, translated from the coding sequence ATGACCGTCGGTACGAACAGCTCGCCGGAGGCCGATACGTCGGCCGGTCCGCCGTTGCCGGTCGGCCTCTGCGCCCGTACGGGCGGGCCCATCGATGCCGTGCCCCCCGCACGCGCCTCCGACGCGCTGCGCGGCGTACCGCCGCAGGGCGCGGCCCGCGGGGCGGTCCTGGGGAGCGGGGCACCCGGTGAGGGGCTCGCCTTCGGGATCGACCCCGACTGCCTGCCCGACGGGCTCGTCGTCGCCGACGCCACCGGGCACGTGATCTGCTTCAACCGGGCCGCGGCCCGGATGACCGCGACCGACCCCGCCCAGGCGCTCGGCACGCGCATCGAGCGGGCGCTCCCGCTCGAAGACCTCGAAGGCCGCCGCTGGTGGGCGCTGACCGACCCGTACGGGGGCCTCGCCACCCGCCGCGGGCAGCCCGAGCGCAACCTCCTGCTTCCGGGCGGGCGCGAGGTGCTGGTCTCCGCCAGCTACGTCCGTACGCACCCCACCGGGCCGCTGCGCCGCCTCGTGGTCACCCTGCGCGGTACCGAGGCCCGCCGGCGCACCGAGCGCAGCCACGCCGAGCTCATCGCCACCGTCGCCCACGAGCTGCGCTCCCCGCTGACCTCGGTCAAGGGGTTCACGGCCACCCTGCTCGCCAAATGGGAGCGGTTCACCGACGACCAGAAGCGGCTGATGCTGGAGACCGTCGACGCCGACGCCAACCGCGTCACCCGTCTCATCGCCGAACTGCTCGACATCTCCCGCATCGACTCCGGCCGCCTGGAGGTGCGCCGCCAGCCGGTGGACATCGCCACCGCCGTCGGCCGCCACGTGCAGGCGCTCACCGCGAACGGGCAGGATCCCGAGCGGTTCCTCGTGAGCGTCAGCCGCCCGCTCCCCGATCTGTGGGCCGATCCGGACAAGATCGACCAGATCCTCGGCAACCTCCTGGAAAATGCGGTGCGCCACGGAGAGGGAACGGTCACCATCGGTGTGTCGCCGCATGAGAAGGGAACCGCCGTCACCGTGACCGACGAAGGCCCCGGGATCCCCGAGGAGTCGATGGGCCGCGTCTTCACCCGCTTCTGGCGGGGGAGCAAGCGCGGCGGCACCGGCCTGGGCCTGTACATCGTCAAGGGCATCGTGGAGGCCCACGGCGGGACCATCACGGTCGGCCGCGGGCCCGGCGGCGGCGCCGAGTTCCGATTTATCCTGCCCGTGAGCGCCCCCGCGTACCTCACGCAGTAG
- the pheS gene encoding phenylalanine--tRNA ligase subunit alpha: protein MSAPNKSYDPVEVEALKPEEIERMRDEALAAFASAGDLDALREAKTAHMGDRSPLALANREIGALPPQAKAEAGKRVGQARGAVNKAFGARTVALEAERDERVLVEEAVDVTLPYDRVPAGARHPLTTLMDRIADIFVAMGYEVAEGPEVEAEWFNFDALNFTPDHPARQMQDTFFVQGPEGTQGDESGVVLRTHTSPVQARSLLERKPPVYIVCPGRVYRTDELDATHTPVFHQVELLAVDEGLTMADLKGTMDHMVQELFGEGTTTRLRPHFFPFTEPSAEMDMQCYVCRGESVGNPDRPCRTCSSEGWIELGGCGMVNPKVLVACGVDPEKYSGFAFGFGIERMLMFRHNVEDMRDMVEGDVRFTRPFGSEI from the coding sequence ATGTCGGCACCGAACAAGTCGTACGACCCTGTCGAGGTCGAGGCACTGAAACCGGAAGAGATCGAGCGCATGCGGGACGAGGCGCTCGCCGCCTTCGCGTCCGCCGGCGACCTCGACGCGCTGCGTGAGGCGAAGACCGCGCACATGGGCGACCGCTCGCCCCTGGCGCTCGCCAACCGCGAGATCGGCGCGCTGCCCCCGCAGGCCAAGGCCGAGGCGGGCAAGCGCGTGGGCCAGGCCCGCGGCGCCGTGAACAAGGCCTTCGGGGCCCGCACGGTCGCGCTGGAGGCGGAGCGCGACGAGCGGGTGCTGGTCGAGGAGGCCGTGGACGTCACGCTGCCCTACGACCGCGTCCCCGCCGGCGCCCGTCACCCCCTGACCACGCTGATGGACCGCATCGCGGACATCTTCGTGGCCATGGGGTACGAGGTCGCCGAGGGGCCGGAGGTGGAGGCCGAGTGGTTCAACTTCGACGCCCTCAACTTCACGCCCGACCACCCGGCGCGCCAGATGCAGGACACCTTCTTCGTCCAGGGGCCCGAGGGCACCCAGGGCGACGAGTCCGGCGTCGTGCTGCGCACCCACACCTCCCCGGTGCAGGCGCGCTCGCTGCTGGAGCGCAAGCCCCCCGTCTACATCGTCTGCCCGGGCCGCGTGTACCGCACCGACGAGCTCGACGCGACGCACACCCCGGTCTTCCACCAGGTCGAGCTGCTCGCCGTGGACGAGGGCCTGACCATGGCGGACCTCAAGGGCACCATGGACCACATGGTCCAGGAGCTGTTCGGCGAGGGCACCACCACGCGCCTGCGCCCGCACTTCTTCCCCTTCACCGAGCCGTCCGCCGAGATGGACATGCAGTGCTACGTGTGCCGCGGCGAGTCGGTGGGCAACCCCGACCGCCCGTGCCGTACCTGCTCCAGCGAGGGCTGGATCGAGCTCGGCGGCTGCGGCATGGTCAACCCCAAGGTGCTCGTCGCCTGCGGTGTGGACCCCGAGAAGTACAGCGGGTTCGCCTTCGGGTTCGGCATCGAACGGATGCTGATGTTCCGCCACAACGTCGAAGACATGCGAGACATGGTCGAGGGTGACGTTCGCTTCACCCGGCCGTTCGGGAGTGAGATCTGA
- the pheT gene encoding phenylalanine--tRNA ligase subunit beta, with translation MRVPLSWLREYVDLPAGETGRDVAAKLVDAGLEVETVEQLGGGLKGPLVVGQVLTIEELEGFRKPIRFCTVDVGQANGTGEPQEIVCGARNFAVGDKVVVVLPGAVLPGDFAIAARKTYGRTSHGMICSGDELGMGDDGTHGIIVLPHEHEVGTDAIELLQLVDEVLDIDITPDRGYCMSMRGVAREAATAYGLPLRDPALLDVPAPNSYGYPVKVDDPAGCDRFTARTVTGLDPDARSPIWLTRRLQKAGMRPISLAVDITNYVMLELGQPLHAYDRSSVEGTIGVRRAEQGEKFTTLDGVKRTLDAEDLVITDNSGPIGLAGVMGGANTEIADSVTDPETGQVTGTTDVVIEAAHFDSVSISRTARRLKLSSEASKRFERGVDPQAAAAAAQRTVDLLVLLAGGTAEAGVTEVVAPGAPRTIAMPADHPDRVAGMEYGRETVVRRLQEIGCDVYGQDELVVTVPSWRPDLAAPNDLAEEVIRLEGYGNLPSTLPQVPSGRGLTARQQLHRRVGRALAGAGYVEALSYPFIGEGVFDQLQLPAHDVARQVVKLVNPISDEEPALRTTLLPGLLGALRRNDSRGSHDLALFETGSVFRAAAQPGVAVRLPVDRRPTDEEIATLNAALPAQPRYAAVVLAGGREQAGWWGKGRPADWADAVQAARALAVEAGTELVVRQGQYGPWHPGRCAELVVTLGGVEQVIGHAGELHPRVVKAMGLPARTSAMEIDLDRLAAAGGEALKAPRISSFPVATQDVALIVDASVPASSVEAALRKGAGELLESLRLFDVFTGEQVGEGKKSLAYALRFRAADRTLTAEESTAARDAAVALAGERTGAVLRGA, from the coding sequence ATGCGCGTCCCGCTTTCCTGGCTGCGGGAGTACGTCGATCTCCCCGCGGGTGAAACCGGCCGTGACGTGGCGGCCAAGCTGGTCGACGCCGGCCTCGAGGTCGAGACCGTCGAGCAGCTCGGCGGCGGCCTCAAGGGCCCGCTCGTCGTTGGTCAGGTGCTGACCATCGAGGAGCTGGAGGGCTTCCGCAAGCCGATCCGCTTCTGCACGGTCGACGTCGGCCAGGCCAACGGCACCGGCGAGCCGCAGGAGATCGTCTGCGGCGCCCGGAACTTCGCCGTCGGCGACAAGGTCGTCGTGGTGCTGCCCGGCGCGGTCCTGCCCGGCGACTTCGCGATCGCCGCGCGCAAGACCTACGGCCGCACCTCGCACGGCATGATCTGCTCCGGCGACGAGCTGGGCATGGGCGACGACGGCACGCACGGCATCATCGTGCTGCCGCACGAGCACGAGGTCGGCACCGACGCGATCGAGCTGCTCCAGCTCGTCGACGAGGTCCTCGACATCGACATCACCCCGGACCGCGGCTACTGCATGTCCATGCGCGGTGTCGCCCGTGAGGCGGCCACCGCCTACGGCCTGCCGCTGCGCGACCCGGCGCTGCTCGACGTGCCCGCGCCGAACTCGTACGGCTACCCCGTCAAGGTCGACGACCCGGCCGGCTGCGACCGCTTCACCGCCCGCACGGTGACCGGTCTCGACCCCGACGCGCGCTCCCCGATCTGGCTGACCCGCCGCCTGCAGAAGGCGGGCATGCGCCCGATCTCGCTCGCCGTGGACATCACCAACTACGTGATGCTGGAGCTCGGCCAGCCGCTGCACGCCTACGACCGCTCGTCGGTCGAGGGCACCATCGGTGTCCGCCGCGCCGAGCAGGGCGAGAAGTTCACCACCCTCGACGGGGTCAAGCGCACGCTCGACGCCGAAGACCTGGTGATCACCGACAACAGCGGGCCGATCGGCCTCGCCGGTGTCATGGGCGGCGCCAACACCGAGATCGCCGACTCCGTCACCGACCCCGAGACCGGCCAGGTCACGGGGACCACGGACGTCGTCATCGAGGCCGCGCACTTCGACTCCGTGTCGATCTCGCGCACCGCCCGCCGCCTGAAGCTGTCCTCCGAGGCCTCCAAGCGCTTCGAGCGGGGCGTCGACCCGCAGGCCGCCGCCGCGGCCGCGCAGCGGACCGTCGACCTGCTCGTGCTCCTCGCGGGCGGCACCGCCGAGGCGGGCGTCACCGAGGTCGTCGCCCCGGGCGCGCCCCGCACCATCGCCATGCCCGCGGACCACCCGGACCGGGTGGCGGGCATGGAGTACGGCCGCGAGACCGTCGTGCGCCGCCTCCAGGAGATCGGCTGCGACGTCTACGGCCAGGACGAGCTCGTCGTCACCGTCCCCTCGTGGCGGCCCGACCTCGCCGCGCCCAACGACCTCGCCGAAGAGGTCATCCGGCTGGAGGGCTACGGGAACCTCCCGTCGACCCTCCCGCAGGTGCCCTCCGGCCGCGGTCTGACCGCCCGGCAGCAGCTGCACCGCCGGGTCGGCCGCGCGCTGGCCGGCGCGGGCTACGTCGAGGCGCTCAGCTACCCGTTCATCGGTGAGGGCGTCTTCGACCAGCTCCAGCTCCCCGCGCACGACGTCGCCCGCCAGGTCGTCAAGCTGGTCAACCCGATCTCCGACGAGGAGCCGGCGCTGCGCACCACGCTGCTGCCGGGTCTGCTCGGCGCGCTGCGCCGCAACGACAGCCGGGGCAGCCACGACCTCGCGCTCTTCGAGACCGGTTCGGTCTTCCGGGCCGCCGCCCAGCCGGGTGTCGCCGTACGGCTGCCCGTCGACCGGCGTCCCACGGACGAGGAGATCGCCACCCTGAACGCGGCCCTGCCCGCGCAGCCGCGGTACGCCGCGGTCGTGCTGGCCGGTGGGCGCGAGCAGGCCGGCTGGTGGGGCAAGGGCCGTCCGGCCGACTGGGCGGACGCGGTCCAGGCCGCCCGCGCGCTGGCCGTCGAGGCCGGCACCGAGCTGGTGGTCCGCCAGGGCCAGTACGGCCCCTGGCACCCGGGCCGCTGCGCCGAGCTGGTCGTCACCCTCGGCGGGGTCGAGCAGGTCATCGGCCACGCCGGTGAGCTGCACCCGCGCGTGGTCAAGGCGATGGGCCTGCCGGCCCGCACCAGCGCGATGGAGATCGACCTGGACCGCCTCGCGGCGGCCGGCGGCGAGGCCCTCAAGGCCCCGCGGATCTCCTCCTTCCCGGTGGCGACCCAGGACGTGGCGCTGATCGTCGACGCGTCGGTCCCGGCGTCCTCGGTGGAGGCCGCGCTGCGCAAGGGCGCAGGCGAACTCCTCGAATCGCTGCGGCTGTTCGACGTGTTCACCGGTGAGCAGGTCGGCGAGGGCAAGAAGTCCCTGGCCTACGCGCTGCGCTTCCGCGCGGCCGACCGGACGCTGACCGCCGAGGAGTCCACGGCCGCGCGTGACGCGGCGGTGGCCCTGGCGGGCGAGCGGACCGGGGCGGTGCTCCGGGGCGCGTAG
- a CDS encoding PP2C family protein-serine/threonine phosphatase, which produces MITRGEMPLVRRMCVLAWAGAAVSWELSTPGQLVPSMATCAAFLLLATGCALHMRRELLGELRRSQEIAGAAQRALLRPLPGRIRGLTAAAAQLSASRGAAVGGDLYEAVPTAYGIRVVIGDVRGHGLPALGAAAAVLGAFREGAYDEPSLDGVLRRMERALGRHVRERARAEPDSGAAEEFVTVLLLQIAPDGALLALNCGHPWPYVLRPAAVLEHCAARSRGAAPDPAPPSPPATAGRGPGAGLDHPAHRPTQVLPLAGGETLPPLGVVPVPADVWARACGELRPGETLFLYTDGAEDARDRAGRFFDLAGVLAQEAAATPTRLVAGVHAALLRHTGGRLADDVALLVLRNDRS; this is translated from the coding sequence ATGATCACGCGTGGGGAGATGCCCCTGGTGCGCCGGATGTGCGTCCTGGCCTGGGCCGGCGCAGCCGTGTCCTGGGAGCTGTCCACGCCGGGGCAGCTGGTCCCGAGCATGGCCACCTGCGCGGCCTTCCTGCTGCTGGCCACCGGGTGCGCGCTGCACATGCGGCGCGAGCTGCTGGGCGAGCTGCGCCGCTCGCAGGAGATCGCGGGCGCCGCGCAGCGGGCGCTGCTGCGGCCGCTGCCGGGGCGGATACGCGGCCTGACGGCGGCCGCGGCGCAGCTCTCGGCGAGCCGGGGCGCGGCGGTGGGCGGGGACCTGTACGAGGCCGTGCCGACGGCGTACGGGATCCGGGTGGTGATCGGCGACGTCCGCGGCCACGGGCTGCCCGCGCTGGGCGCGGCCGCCGCCGTGCTCGGAGCCTTCCGCGAGGGGGCGTACGACGAGCCCTCGCTGGACGGTGTGCTGCGGCGGATGGAGCGGGCGCTGGGCCGTCATGTCCGTGAGCGGGCGCGGGCCGAGCCGGATTCCGGGGCGGCGGAGGAGTTCGTGACGGTCCTGCTCCTCCAGATCGCGCCGGACGGTGCCCTGCTGGCCCTGAACTGCGGCCACCCGTGGCCGTACGTGCTGCGCCCGGCGGCGGTCCTGGAGCACTGCGCCGCGCGCAGCCGGGGCGCCGCCCCGGACCCCGCGCCTCCCTCTCCCCCGGCTACCGCCGGGAGGGGCCCCGGGGCGGGGCTGGACCATCCGGCGCACCGGCCTACGCAGGTACTGCCGCTGGCCGGGGGTGAGACCTTACCGCCGCTCGGGGTGGTGCCCGTACCGGCGGACGTGTGGGCGCGCGCCTGCGGGGAACTCCGGCCCGGTGAGACGCTGTTCCTGTACACCGACGGGGCCGAGGACGCCCGCGACCGGGCGGGCCGGTTCTTCGATCTGGCGGGCGTCCTCGCACAGGAGGCGGCGGCCACGCCCACGCGGCTGGTGGCGGGCGTGCACGCCGCTCTGCTGCGGCACACCGGCGGGCGGCTCGCCGACGACGTCGCCCTGCTGGTGCTCCGCAACGACCGGTCCTGA
- a CDS encoding transcriptional regulator, with amino-acid sequence MQPNVLLDALLAEAGMSHAGLAAYVNQAGRTRGLALRYEHTAVTRWLKGQRPRGQVPDLICEVLGGRLRRPLGLDDIGLGAADQPVPLHASPLSGFVDRAAALWRSDVQARPQLLAAEAVTGTPAVIPVWEWENPPEDADVSREGAHPIGPEHIEVLKSARAHYELMYRRAGGLATRDRIVRFLGNETAPMLRGSYSDDLGRRLHRATGSLVAVAGICAYDSDAHGLAQRYFHQALRLAKASGDRGLGAYVIALIVNQSLHLREYRQAVAFAEAALRAAGRHTTPALAADLYAMQAKAYAQLGDTGAALACIRKAEAAAERIRPGSEPDETGYVQPGLVNVQVAEALLSLGDLEAARVQATAAVGTPAHDRGRVHRLAMLCEIQLRQGEADRAAASAAEMAERAKGMESLRLRDRLRTVREQLLTSGCTGAEETARLIDGALRVPL; translated from the coding sequence ATGCAGCCCAATGTCCTGCTCGACGCCCTCCTCGCCGAGGCGGGCATGTCCCACGCCGGACTCGCCGCGTACGTGAACCAGGCAGGCCGCACCCGCGGACTCGCCCTGCGCTACGAACACACCGCCGTGACACGGTGGTTGAAGGGCCAGCGGCCCCGGGGCCAGGTCCCCGACCTGATCTGCGAGGTGCTCGGCGGGCGGCTGCGGCGTCCCCTCGGGCTGGACGACATCGGGCTCGGCGCCGCCGACCAGCCCGTTCCGCTGCACGCCTCGCCGCTCAGCGGGTTCGTGGACCGGGCCGCCGCCCTGTGGCGTTCCGACGTCCAGGCCCGGCCGCAGCTGCTGGCCGCCGAGGCGGTCACCGGGACGCCCGCCGTCATCCCGGTGTGGGAATGGGAGAATCCGCCCGAGGACGCCGACGTCTCCCGTGAGGGCGCGCATCCGATCGGTCCCGAGCACATCGAGGTCCTGAAGTCCGCCCGTGCCCACTACGAGCTGATGTACCGCCGGGCCGGCGGGCTCGCCACGAGGGACCGGATCGTCCGCTTCCTGGGCAATGAGACCGCGCCGATGCTGCGCGGGAGCTACTCCGACGACCTCGGCCGCCGGCTCCACCGGGCCACGGGGTCCCTGGTGGCGGTGGCGGGGATCTGCGCGTACGACTCCGACGCCCACGGCTTGGCCCAGCGCTACTTCCACCAGGCCCTGCGCCTGGCCAAGGCGAGCGGCGACCGGGGGCTCGGCGCGTACGTCATCGCGCTGATCGTCAACCAGTCCCTGCACCTGCGGGAGTACCGCCAGGCCGTCGCCTTCGCCGAGGCCGCGCTGCGGGCCGCCGGGCGGCACACCACCCCGGCGCTGGCCGCCGACCTGTACGCGATGCAGGCCAAGGCGTACGCCCAACTCGGCGACACCGGGGCCGCACTGGCCTGCATCCGCAAGGCGGAGGCGGCCGCCGAGCGGATCCGCCCGGGCAGCGAACCGGACGAGACCGGCTACGTACAGCCGGGGCTCGTCAACGTCCAGGTCGCCGAGGCGCTGCTCAGCCTGGGCGATCTGGAGGCCGCGCGGGTCCAGGCGACCGCCGCCGTCGGCACCCCGGCGCACGACCGCGGCCGGGTGCACCGGCTGGCGATGCTGTGCGAGATCCAGCTGCGTCAGGGGGAGGCGGACCGGGCGGCGGCGTCCGCGGCCGAGATGGCCGAGCGGGCCAAGGGCATGGAGTCGCTGCGGCTGCGCGACCGGCTGCGGACGGTCCGCGAACAGCTTCTGACCAGCGGTTGTACGGGCGCGGAGGAGACCGCGCGGCTCATCGACGGGGCGCTGCGCGTTCCGCTGTGA